In one Chitinophaga sancti genomic region, the following are encoded:
- a CDS encoding DNA-3-methyladenine glycosylase I yields the protein MEPNRCSWSTKDQLYKDYHDNEWGVPLHDDTRLFEMINLEGAQAGLSWYTVLTKRENYRKAFDHWDAKKISKYTDKKIEALMADAGIIRNRLKINGTILNAKAFLEIQKEFGSFDTYIWSFVGGKPIVNHFKSLGEVPAKTAISDAMSKDLLKRGFKFVGSTICYAFMQATGMVDDHVADCWKRKKK from the coding sequence ATGGAACCAAATCGCTGCTCCTGGTCTACCAAAGACCAGCTTTATAAAGACTACCACGACAATGAATGGGGCGTTCCCCTGCACGATGACACCCGCTTGTTCGAAATGATTAATCTCGAAGGTGCCCAGGCTGGCCTGAGCTGGTACACCGTGCTTACCAAAAGAGAAAACTACCGCAAAGCATTTGATCACTGGGATGCCAAAAAGATTTCCAAATACACGGATAAAAAGATTGAAGCACTCATGGCAGATGCTGGTATTATCCGTAACCGCCTCAAAATAAATGGAACGATCCTCAATGCGAAAGCATTCCTGGAAATACAAAAGGAATTCGGCAGTTTTGATACATACATCTGGAGTTTTGTAGGTGGCAAACCGATCGTCAATCATTTCAAATCCCTGGGCGAAGTGCCTGCTAAAACTGCTATTTCTGATGCCATGAGCAAGGACCTGCTCAAGCGTGGATTTAAGTTCGTAGGTTCTACCATCTGCTATGCATTTATGCAGGCAACAGGAATGGTGGATGATCACGTAGCTGACTGCTGGAAGAGAAAGAAGAAATAA
- the glmS gene encoding glutamine--fructose-6-phosphate transaminase (isomerizing), whose product MCGIVAYIGQREAYPIVLKGLKRLEYRGYDSAGVALINDGLKVYKKKGKVSELEDYLTGKNTSSHIAIGHTRWATHGEPCDRNSHPHVSGNGKLAMIHNGIIENYTQLKQELLNKGHHFTSDTDTEVLIHFIEEIQQSNQCSLEEALRIALKRVVGAYVIVIIDEDNPDTLIAARKGSPLVIGVGKGEHFLASDASPIVEYTKEVVYVNDYEIAIIKADELILKNISNERQTPYIQKLDIELAAIEKGGFDHFMLKEVFEQPQTILDSLRGRLDAKKGTLTIGGIRDHLSQLAAAKRIIIVACGTSWHAGLVAEYMIEELCRIPVEVEYASEFRYRNPVVGEGDVIIAVSQSGETADTLVAIEAAKKKGATILGVCNVVGSSIARISDAGAYTHAGPEIGVASTKAFTAQLAVLCLIGLKVAMEKGTITEQRFQHLLDELDHIPEKVAAALQLNEQIKAIAAKYKDARDFLYLGRGYNFPVALEGALKLKEISYIHAEGYPAAEMKHGPIALVDENLPVVFVATRDSYYEKVVSNIQEIKARKGKVIAVVTEGDLTIPAMADDVITVPEADELVAPIVSVIPLQLLAYHVGVLKGYDVDKPRNLAKSVTVE is encoded by the coding sequence ATGTGCGGAATAGTCGCTTATATAGGCCAACGAGAGGCCTACCCCATCGTTCTTAAAGGATTAAAAAGGCTTGAATATCGCGGTTATGATAGTGCCGGTGTTGCCCTGATAAATGACGGCCTCAAGGTCTATAAGAAAAAAGGTAAAGTATCCGAACTGGAAGATTACCTGACCGGAAAGAACACAAGTAGTCACATTGCAATTGGTCATACCCGCTGGGCCACCCATGGCGAACCCTGTGACCGGAACTCACATCCCCATGTTTCAGGTAATGGCAAGCTGGCAATGATCCATAATGGGATCATTGAAAACTATACCCAGCTGAAACAGGAATTGCTGAATAAAGGACACCATTTCACCAGCGATACCGATACCGAAGTACTGATCCACTTCATTGAAGAGATCCAGCAAAGCAATCAATGCAGCCTGGAAGAAGCCCTCCGTATTGCCCTGAAGAGAGTGGTAGGTGCCTACGTGATCGTGATCATAGACGAAGATAACCCTGATACGCTGATCGCTGCACGTAAAGGTAGCCCACTCGTAATCGGTGTAGGCAAAGGCGAACATTTTCTCGCTTCCGATGCCTCACCTATCGTAGAGTATACAAAAGAAGTTGTATATGTGAACGATTACGAAATCGCCATCATCAAGGCAGATGAACTGATCCTGAAAAATATCTCCAACGAAAGACAAACACCTTATATACAGAAACTGGATATTGAACTGGCTGCTATTGAAAAAGGCGGTTTTGATCACTTCATGCTCAAAGAGGTGTTTGAACAACCACAAACAATTCTCGATAGCTTACGTGGCCGCCTGGATGCTAAAAAAGGAACATTGACGATCGGTGGTATCCGCGATCACCTGTCACAACTGGCAGCGGCTAAGCGTATTATCATTGTAGCCTGTGGCACTTCCTGGCATGCCGGCCTGGTAGCAGAATATATGATCGAAGAACTGTGCCGCATACCCGTAGAAGTAGAATATGCTTCTGAGTTCCGCTACCGCAACCCGGTGGTAGGCGAAGGTGATGTGATCATAGCAGTATCACAATCCGGCGAAACTGCCGATACCCTCGTGGCTATTGAAGCTGCCAAGAAAAAGGGCGCAACCATCTTAGGTGTGTGTAACGTAGTAGGTTCTTCCATTGCACGTATTTCTGATGCAGGTGCTTATACACATGCCGGTCCTGAAATCGGCGTGGCAAGTACCAAAGCCTTCACCGCCCAGCTGGCAGTGCTTTGCCTGATTGGTTTGAAAGTAGCCATGGAAAAAGGCACTATTACCGAACAGCGTTTCCAGCACCTGCTCGATGAGCTGGATCACATTCCTGAAAAAGTAGCTGCTGCCCTGCAACTGAACGAGCAGATCAAAGCGATCGCAGCTAAATACAAAGATGCACGCGACTTCCTTTACCTGGGTCGTGGCTACAATTTCCCCGTAGCGCTGGAAGGTGCACTCAAACTGAAAGAGATCTCTTATATACACGCAGAAGGATACCCTGCTGCCGAAATGAAACATGGCCCTATCGCACTGGTAGATGAAAACCTGCCCGTGGTCTTTGTGGCTACACGCGACAGCTATTATGAGAAAGTAGTTTCCAACATCCAGGAGATCAAAGCCCGCAAAGGCAAGGTCATTGCCGTAGTAACAGAAGGTGACCTCACCATTCCTGCTATGGCAGACGATGTGATCACGGTACCGGAAGCAGACGAACTGGTAGCACCAATCGTTTCCGTAATTCCTTTACAGCTGCTGGCCTACCACGTGGGCGTACTGAAAGGATATGATGTGGATAAGCCAAGAAACCTGGCGAAGTCTGTGACTGTTGAATAA
- a CDS encoding DUF4954 family protein, whose amino-acid sequence MNLIQKKPLTELGYNFVAAPYLPEGKDEYYLRNQQWGKSNIYRHLSALEIETLVRNDNTSDNWNNISVTNEFNPQLVKHCHFFGLVRIGKLEPYFLEFHNLRLPVGLYNSTIASCDFGDNVVVHNVNFLSHYLIGNEVMICNVNEMATTGHAKFGNGIVKDGEPESVRIWLELCNENGGRSIMPFDGMLPGDAWLWTRNRDDKALQDQFKSFTEQQFDKKRGYYGMVGDRCVIKNVSILKDVMIGTDAYLKGANKIKNVTINSSAEATTQIGEGCELVNGIVGYGCRVFYGVKAVRFIMASHSQLKYGARLINSYLGNNATISCCEVLNSLIFPAHEQHHNNSFLCAALIMGQSNMAAGATIGSNHNSRGPDGEIIAGRGFWPGLCVSLKHNSRFATFTLIAKGNYMAEMDIPFPFSLVINDEQHNCLKIMTGYWFLHNMYALARNSWKYLDRDKRTDKTQLIEYDYLAPDSVEEMIHAMALMEAATGKAWYLHTATDYSELTEMDYRQKGQDLLLNHPNDVAKLKILVKGVENSNREVLLLKVHKTYPLFRALIVLYAVKNVMQFVETNDIKTFEAIHNIALTAQRESWHNVGGQLMPASTLHTLKEEIRANKLNSWADLHAKYQEIGSQYATDKLQHAIASLLYVQEKTIADFNIDFFDECLQASIQTQTVLTENIQKSRAKDYENPFRKMTYENEAEMDAVVGKLDDNSFIKQTKEDLLVYKQKVKTLIKLLA is encoded by the coding sequence ATGAACCTGATACAGAAAAAACCGCTCACTGAGCTGGGGTACAATTTTGTAGCAGCGCCTTATCTGCCGGAAGGAAAAGATGAATACTATCTCCGTAATCAGCAATGGGGAAAGTCAAACATCTACCGGCACCTGTCTGCTCTGGAGATAGAGACCCTTGTTAGAAATGACAACACTTCTGACAACTGGAACAATATTTCTGTCACGAATGAGTTCAATCCCCAACTTGTTAAGCATTGCCATTTCTTTGGCCTGGTACGTATTGGTAAACTGGAACCCTACTTCCTGGAATTCCATAACCTGCGACTGCCCGTGGGCTTGTACAATAGTACAATTGCTTCCTGCGACTTCGGCGACAACGTAGTTGTGCACAATGTGAACTTCCTCTCCCATTACCTGATCGGCAATGAAGTGATGATCTGTAATGTGAATGAAATGGCCACTACCGGTCATGCTAAATTCGGGAACGGTATAGTGAAAGATGGCGAACCCGAAAGTGTACGCATCTGGCTGGAGCTCTGCAACGAAAATGGTGGCAGGTCTATCATGCCTTTCGATGGCATGCTGCCCGGCGACGCATGGCTGTGGACACGCAACCGCGACGACAAGGCGCTGCAGGATCAATTCAAATCCTTTACCGAACAACAGTTTGACAAGAAACGAGGTTATTACGGTATGGTAGGCGATCGATGTGTGATCAAGAATGTGAGCATCCTGAAAGATGTAATGATCGGCACAGATGCTTACCTGAAAGGTGCGAATAAAATTAAGAATGTTACCATCAATAGTAGTGCAGAAGCTACCACACAAATAGGTGAAGGATGTGAGCTGGTGAACGGCATTGTAGGCTATGGATGCCGCGTGTTCTATGGTGTAAAAGCGGTTCGCTTCATCATGGCATCACATTCACAGCTTAAGTATGGTGCGCGACTGATCAACTCCTACTTAGGGAACAACGCCACTATCTCCTGCTGTGAAGTATTGAATTCACTGATCTTCCCGGCACATGAACAGCACCATAACAACTCCTTCTTATGTGCTGCACTCATCATGGGCCAGAGTAATATGGCTGCCGGTGCCACCATCGGTTCCAATCATAATTCAAGAGGCCCCGATGGCGAAATCATTGCAGGACGTGGGTTCTGGCCGGGCCTCTGCGTAAGCCTGAAACATAATTCCCGCTTTGCGACCTTCACCCTCATCGCCAAAGGCAACTATATGGCGGAGATGGACATTCCATTTCCATTCAGCCTGGTCATTAACGACGAACAGCATAATTGCCTGAAGATTATGACCGGCTACTGGTTCCTGCATAACATGTATGCACTGGCGCGTAATTCCTGGAAATACCTGGATCGTGACAAACGTACAGATAAGACACAGCTGATCGAATACGATTACCTGGCACCTGATAGCGTGGAGGAAATGATTCATGCAATGGCACTGATGGAAGCCGCTACCGGTAAGGCATGGTACCTGCACACAGCAACTGATTACAGCGAACTGACGGAAATGGATTACCGGCAAAAAGGACAGGATCTCCTGCTTAATCACCCCAATGATGTAGCGAAACTAAAGATCCTTGTAAAAGGTGTGGAAAATAGCAACCGTGAAGTGCTCTTATTGAAAGTACACAAAACCTATCCGCTGTTCCGCGCACTGATCGTATTGTATGCTGTGAAAAACGTCATGCAGTTTGTAGAAACAAATGACATCAAAACATTTGAAGCTATTCACAACATTGCGCTCACCGCACAACGCGAATCCTGGCATAATGTAGGCGGACAACTGATGCCGGCATCTACCCTGCATACACTGAAAGAAGAGATCCGCGCAAACAAACTCAATAGCTGGGCAGATCTGCATGCGAAATACCAGGAGATAGGCAGTCAATATGCTACGGATAAATTGCAGCATGCTATCGCATCACTCCTGTATGTACAGGAAAAAACAATTGCTGATTTTAATATCGATTTCTTCGATGAATGTTTGCAGGCTTCTATACAAACGCAAACAGTCCTGACAGAAAATATTCAAAAATCCAGGGCGAAGGATTATGAGAATCCATTCAGAAAAATGACATATGAAAATGAAGCAGAGATGGATGCGGTTGTAGGTAAACTGGATGACAACAGTTTTATCAAACAAACGAAGGAAGACCTGCTTGTATATAAACAGAAAGTCAAAACGCTGATTAAATTGCTCGCATAA